The following DNA comes from Rhodopirellula bahusiensis.
GCGGACTCTGATCTGGAAGTCATCGTCGCGAAGTGCTTGGAGAAGCAACCCAAAGATCGCTACAAGACCGCCAAGAACTTGGCCGACGACCTGAATCGGTTTTTGTGCGGTCAAACCATCCACGCTCGTTCGCGAAGTCGAGCTCGCAAAGTCATTGATTGGTTCGGGCAAGTTCCCGTGGTCGCGGCAGTCACGGGGCGTCAAACGTCCGGCACTCCGATTGGACAACGCCGTTTTCAAAACGGAATTCTGTCAGCAACGCTCGTGCTTCCACTGTTGTTGTTGGGCGGATTGGTGTGGCAACAACGAGCCAACAACGCGATGCCCACGCGAATCCGGATCGCGGGTGGTTTGCCCGGCGGTCTCTACAATCGCGTCTCCGAACAGTTGTCGAAAACGTTGCAGTCGCGAACGTCGGTTCCATGCGAAGTCGTTCCAACCAACGGCACGTGGGACAATCGTGAACGCTTGCTGGCGGGCAAGTTTGAGTTGGCTCCGATCCAAGCCACCGCGGTCAACGGTGAAACACTTCGAGTGGTGGCGCCTCTGTTCTACGAAGCGGTTCACGTGCTGATTCGTGACGACAGTGAGATCGATTCGGTAGAAGACCTGTCCGGACAACGCATCGCGGTGGGTCCCCATGGAAGCGGTTCACGTCGAGCGGCTGAGATGGTGCTCGAATCGCTCGCCTTGTCTGAATCCGTGTCGCCTCGCGTCGAAATGCCATGGGACACTCTGCAAGAGACGAATCCAGAGGTTTCCACGGAAGCAGCGATCATCTGCATCGGCGTCGGCAGCGATCTGGTGACCCGAATGTTGACCGAGCATCACTGGCATCTGCTGCCGTTGCCCGATGGAGTTTCGATCGCACTGCAACATCCAACGCTTCATGCGATGACGATCACCGCGGATGCCTATTCCGGATCAAGCATTCCTCCGGCCGGAGTTCACACGGTCGGAACCACCGCGTTTTTGGTCTGCCGAGATTCGGCTCCCGACCCACTGATCGAAAGCACCTTGCATTCGCTTTATGAAGAACCATCGATCGCCGGATTGATCCCCGCACGCCAAGCGGCCGAATGGCAAGGCCTCGCCTTCCACCGAATCTCTCGCCGCTACTACGACGACCTGGAAGCCGCCGCAGCGAACTCCCAGTGAAAAAGCCGCATTCAAAGCTTAGCCAGTCTTTGCTTTCTTCTTCGCTCGTTTGGGTTGGCCTCGTTTCATGTGGTTGAGGGCGTCCATCTCGGTGGCTTGTCCTTTGTCACCGCAGTGTTGCATCCACTGGTCCAGTTCATTTCGCAATGATTGCATGGTTGCTTGATGAGCCGGATCGTCAGCGAGATTGTTCATCTCCAAGGGGTCCTTCGCTAGATCGTAGAACTCGATCTCAGGACGCTGCGTGTATCGTTTGACCAGTTCGATCGCTTTCTCATCGCCCGCCTTGGCTTCGCGTCGCCAACTGACAAATTCCTTGGAGTTCGTGCAGGCATTCTCGAACGTCACTTCGGGCGTGAAGTTCCAGATGTACTTGTAGCGATCCGATCGCACGCTTCGGATGCCATAGTATTCAGAACCGTTGTTGATTCCCCTCGTCGTCATTTCGCCGAACACAAAGTCTTTGTGGGTCGGCCTGCCAGCGAACACTGGCAGCAAACTCTTGCCATCCAACTTAGCTGCGGATTCGGACGATAGATCTCCGCCGGCCACTTCGATCCAGGTCGGCAGGAAATCGATGTATTCGATCATCGCGTTGTTGGTCGATCCTGCTGTGACATGTCCCGGCCAACGAACGATGCACCCGGATTGCAGGCCACTGTCGTAGCACGTCCAT
Coding sequences within:
- a CDS encoding serine/threonine-protein kinase, translated to MVEDLMAQSNEDDLDEIFALYLSACDTGELTSRDDFLNQHPEHADQLRELMDAADLIGTFSMAGSASDESSQPWTGPITLPPNRSDNDEDPRLASTASQIDVQTDMADTIGIGSALSADALGEHSNVDPNLTLPMANRSQGDSGPSLPYDLGDYQLLKVLGVGGMGVVYLAKQRDLDRLVAVKMIRSGMLAGQDEVKRFYTEAKAAAKLKHPNIVAVHQFGRRAGHHFFSMQYVEGEDLQKVLAKGPLPSRRAAEIVRDVAQAIHHAHSRGVLHRDLKPGNVLIDPSGQVHVTDFGLAKHTDADSSVTGSGAAVGTPHYMAPEQALGHSDRVTHHSDIYSLGAILFATITSRPPIVGDTVMQTLLKVAHQPPPALRSVNPEADSDLEVIVAKCLEKQPKDRYKTAKNLADDLNRFLCGQTIHARSRSRARKVIDWFGQVPVVAAVTGRQTSGTPIGQRRFQNGILSATLVLPLLLLGGLVWQQRANNAMPTRIRIAGGLPGGLYNRVSEQLSKTLQSRTSVPCEVVPTNGTWDNRERLLAGKFELAPIQATAVNGETLRVVAPLFYEAVHVLIRDDSEIDSVEDLSGQRIAVGPHGSGSRRAAEMVLESLALSESVSPRVEMPWDTLQETNPEVSTEAAIICIGVGSDLVTRMLTEHHWHLLPLPDGVSIALQHPTLHAMTITADAYSGSSIPPAGVHTVGTTAFLVCRDSAPDPLIESTLHSLYEEPSIAGLIPARQAAEWQGLAFHRISRRYYDDLEAAAANSQ